A stretch of DNA from Sphingomonas ginkgonis:
ATGTTGGGCCGGTCGAAGCCGGCGACGATCAGCCCCTCGGCCGGGATCCCGAGCTGATCGAGGATATCCTCGCGAGTCCGCTGGTCGGCGGTCGCGGTCAGCGCCAGGCGGGGCACGTCGCGAAAACGGTCCAAGAGGCCGCGAAGCTGGCGATAGTCGGGGCGGAAGTCGTGCCCCCATTCGCTGACGCAATGCGCCTCGTCGATCGCGATCAGCGCCAGCCGCGCGCCGCTGACCAGCCGCTGGAAGCCGGGCGTGTTGGCCCGCTCCGGCGCGACGTAGAGGAGGTCGAGTTCGCCCGCGCGGAACCGCCGCTCGACCTCGGCGCGATCGCTGTCGGCGCTGGTCAGCGAGGCGGCGCGGATCCCCAGCGCCTCGGCCGAGCGGATCTGGTCGTGCATCAGCGCGATGAGCGGCGAGACGACCAGCGCCGTGCCTGCGCGGGCGAGCGCCGGAAGCTGGTAGCAGAGCGACTTGCCCGCGCCGGTCGGCATGACGGCGAGGGTGTGCTCGCCCGCCAGCACGCGCCCGACCACCTCGGCCTGAACGCCGCGAAAGTCGTTGAAGCCGAAGACGTTGCGGAGGATCTGATGCGGGTCGGTCACTAAGACGGCTCTTTGTGGTCATGGGCCTTGCGGTGCAAGGCCGCGAACGCCAAACCGAGCCCGATGACCGTACGCGTGGACATGGGAGCGGGTCCAGGGGGGCAGGCCGTCTCGATCGACCTTGAGGAACTGCTGGCGACCCGCCTGCTGGTGCAGGGCAATTCGGGGTCCGGCAAGTCGCACCTGCTGCGCCGGCTGCTCGAGAAGAGCGCCGGGCAGGTGCAGCAGATCGTGATCGATCCGGAGGGCGACTTCGTCACGCTGGCCGACCGCTACGGCCATGTCGCCGTCGAGGCGGCGGACCATGGCGTCGGCGAGATCCAGCGGCTCGCCGCGCGGGTCCGCGAGCATCGCGCCAGCCTGGTCCTCAGCCTCGAGGGGCTGGAGGCCGAAGGGCAGATGCGCTGCGCCGCGGCATTCCTGGCCGCGCTGTTCGACGCCCCGCGCGACCATTGGTACCCGGCGCTGGTGGTGGTCGACGAGGCGCAGCTGTTTGCGCCGTCGGGCGGCGGCGAGGTGGCCGAGGACGTCCGCCGCGCCTCGCTCGGCGCCATGACCAACCTCATGTGCCGCGGCCGCAAGCGCGGGCTGGCCGGGATCGTCGCCACCCAGCGGCTTGCCAAGCTCGCCAAGAATGTCGCGGCGGAGGCGTCCAACTTCCTCATGGGGCGGACCTTCCTCGACATCGACATGGCCCGCGCCGCCGACCTGCTCGGCATGGAGCGGCGCCAGGCCGAGGCGATCCGCGACCTGCCGCGCGGCACCTTCCTCGCGCTTGGGCCGGCCATCTCGCGCCGCCCGCTCGAAGTCGCGATCGGCCCGGTCGAGACGCTCGCGCGGTCGGTCAGCCCCAAGCTGCTGCCGCTTCCCAGCGCGCCGGCCGAGGACCTCCAGGGGCTGCTGTTCGCCGGCGGCGACGAGCCACCCCCCGCGCCCGAGCCGGTCCGCGCGCCGCCGGCGCCGCTGCCCTCGGAGCAGCTGCTCGCCGCCATGGCGTCACGCGCCGCCGCGCCTGCCTCGGCCATGCCGGCGCGCTCGGACGAGGAAAGCGCGGCGATCGTCGCCGAGGTTCTGCGCGCCATCGTCGCCGACGCCGACAGCGCGGGCCGCTCGGCGTCCGTCCTCTACCAGGACTTCACCATCCGCTGCCGGATGGGCGGGCTCGGCCAGCCGCCGCTCGACCTGCCCGGCTTCACCCGCCGCCTGTCGATGGCCCGCGCCGGCCTCTATTCGGTCGACGACGCGGACTGGGACGGCGCGCTCGAGACCGCGCGCCTCCTTCCCGACGACATGCTCGGCCCCTTCCTGCTGCTGGCGAAGGCCGCGCGCGAAGGCGCCCCGACCCCGAGCGACGAGGCGATCGCCCAGAGCTACGGCACTGCCAGCCTCGGCCGCGCCCGTCGCCTGTTGCAGTATATCGAAAGCCGCGAGCTGATCGTCAGCCGCGTCGACCTCGCCGGCAAGCGCAGCATCGCCATTCCGCGCCTGGGGTGGAGCACGGCGGCGGCGTAGGCAGTCTTCCTGATGAAGGGTCGGGGAGCGCTTTGCCGGCCGCAGCCAACCCTGACGGGAAGCTGACCTCGACCGGCGGAATTTGGCCGGACGCGAGGCCGATCCGCCGGTGTGGCGTTGACCGGTTTTCATCGGCAACTGGATGGGTGACATGACGAGGCTTGCGGCCCTGCTCGCGATCGTGCTTGCTGGCGCGACCCCTGCGGCATTCCAGGCGCCGGAACGACCGTGGCCGCGCGGGGTGGCCTTGCCGGCGGGCGAGCCGGTCAGCGAGGATTACCGCCACCAGTTCGACCTGTGCGACCAGGGCGGCACCTTCCTCGGCGCCGAGTCCCGCTACACCCGCGGCTGCCGGGGCGATCCCAACCGGGTGACCGCTCTGCGGCGGCTGCCGGGCGGCGCGGTCGGCTATGTCTCCAAGTTGGCGGTCGACCTCGACGGCTCGGCCTTCGCCTGCGGCCCCAACCATGGGCGGATGGACCAGTGCGGGACGACGCTGATGCTGCGCGACCCCGCCGGGCGCGAGGTGCCGGTCGATGCCGACGCGGTGCCCTATGCGGTCATCCCCGATTTCGGGCCGGGCGAGGCGGACGGCCAGTTCTCACGGCTGACCGGAGTCCATGTCGGCGACTTCGGCGTGGTAATTGCCCGCGGCCGGACCGTGCCGGTGATCGTCGCCGACACCGGGCCGGCCGCCAAGCTGGGCGAGGGCTCGCTGGCGCTCCACCGCGCGCTCGGCAACGAGCAGTGCGTGACCAAGGATTCGAAAGGCGTCTGCAGCCGCGTCGACAACGAGGGCGACGGGATCGACGCCGACGTCACCACGATCCTGTTCCCTGGGAGCGCGAGGTCCGACCTGACGCCCGGCTCGATCGCCGCGGTGACCCGCCGGGAGGGGCTGCGGCTCTGGTCGCAGCTCGCCCGCAAGGGCTGAACGCCTATTCCGCGGCCTGCTCCAGCTCGCGCTCGGCCGCCTGTCGCACCCACAGCTCGGCATAGAGGCCGCCGCGCCGGAGCAGCTCGGCGTGGGTGCCGCGTTCGGCGACCCGGCCGCCGTCGAGCACCACGATCTGGTCCGCGCCGACGATGGTCGAGAGCCGATGCGCGATGGTGATGGTGGTGCGGCTGGTCGCGATCCGGTCGAGCGTGTCCTGGATCGCCTCCTCGGTCCGGCTGTCGAGCGCGCTCGTTGCCTCGTCGAGGATCAGCACCGGCGGGTTCTTGAGGAGGGTGCGGGCGATCGCCACCCGCTGCTTCTCGCCGCCCGAGAGCTTGAGCCCGCGCTCGCCGACCATCGCCTCGTAGCGGTCGGGCAGGGCGGCGATGAAGACGTCGATCGCCGCGCCCTCGGCAGCGCGCTCGACCTCGGCCTGGCCGGCGCCCTCGCGGCCGTAGCCGATGTTGTAGCCGATCGTATCGTTGAACAGCACCGTATCCTGCGGGACGATCCCGATCGCGGCGCGCAGGCTGTTCTGCTGGACCGCGGCGATGTCCTGCCCGTCGATGGTGATGCGCCCCGACTGCGGGTCGTAGAAGCGGTAGAGCAGCCGTGCGAGGGTCGACTTGCCCGCGCCGGACGGGCCGACCACGGCGCAGCTGGTGCCCGCCGGAACGTCGATCGTCACGCCCTTGAGGATCTGCCGCTCGGGCTCGTAGCCGAACACCACGTCGTCGAAGCGGACATGGCCGCGCGACACCGCCAGCGTCGGCGCGCCGGGCACGTCGACCACCTCGGCCGGCGTGTCGAGCAGGTCGAACATCGCCTCCATGTCGATCAGCCCCTGGCGGATCGAGCGGTAGACCCAGCCGAGCATGTCGAGCGGGCGGAAGAGCTGCAGCAGCAGGCTGTTGACCAGCACCACGTCGCCCGCGGTGAAGCGGCCGCGGCTCCAGCCCCACACGGTCAGCCCCATCGCCCCGGCCATCATCGCGTTGGTGATGAGGCTCTGCCCGATGTTCAGCCAGGCGAGGCTGACCTCGTTGCGGACCGAGGCGCGGGTGAAGCTGCCGATCGCCTCGTCGTAGCGCCGGGCCTCGCGCTCCTCGGCCCCAAAATATTTCACCGTCTCGTAGTTGAGCAGGCTGTCGACGGCGCGGCCGATCGCCTTGTTGTCGACGTCGTTCATGTCGCGCTGGAGCTTGCTCCGCCATTCCGACACGCGGCGGGTGAAGACGATGTAGACGGCGACCGTGACCAGCGTCGCCGCGACCAGCCCGAAGCCGAACTTGACGTAGAAGATGACGCTGGTGGCAACGAGCTCGATGATCGTCGGGGCGATGTTGAAGAGGAGGAAGTAGAGCATCATGTCGATGCTCTTGGTCCCGCGCTCGACGATCTTGGTCAGGCTGCCGGTGCGCCGCTCGAGGTGGAAGCGGAGCGACAGCGAGTGGACGTGGCGGAATACCCGCGCGCTGAGCAGCCGAGCGGCGTTCTGCCCGACCTTCTCGAAGGTGGCGTTGCGCAGATTGTCGCTGAGCACCCCGCCGAAGCGGGCGAGCGTGTAGGCGGCGACCAGCCCGAACACGATCCCGACCGCCGCGTGCGGCCCGCTCATCCGGTCGATGATGCCCTTGTAGGCGAAGGGCATGGCGAACAGCACGCCGCGCCCGGCGAGGACCAGGACCAACGCCACCGCGACCCGGATCTTGAGCTCGGTCGCGCCGCGCGGCCACAGCATTGGCAGGAAGCGCCACAGCACCCTGAACCCGCCGTTCTTCCCCGAGACCGTCTCACCCGCCGCTGCTGCCATCGCCGCAAGGTAGGAAGTGCGCGACAAGCCCGCAATCGCCTGATGCGAAACGATTGGAACCGCCCGTTAATTTGCCGGTTATCAAGGCAAGTTCTTCGGGGAGGTCAGTATGGGTCCCGCCGCTTTCGTCATTGCCATTCTCGGCTGCTCCGACGGCCAGTCTGCCTGCCAGCAGGTCAGCACGCTCCCCACCCAGTACGAGAGCCAGGCGAGCTGCCTCGCCGCGACGCAGGACGCACTGTCCAACTCGACCGACCTCGACTTCCCGACGATCGTCGCGGAATGCCGTCGCTCCGGCCAGCCGCTGAGCCCGGCGGCGGAACACAAGGCACCCAAGGCGCGTCCCCTCGTCATCGCCAGCCGCTGAGGACGGGAAGCATGAGCCAGGAAGCCGAAACGATCATTCCGCGCATCCAGGAAGGGAGCGAGCCCGGGATCGAGGCCCAGCTCGACCCCAAGCCGCAGTGGGAGCCGCGCTTCGCCGGGTCCGGCCGGCTGCAGAACAAGGTGGCGATCGTCACCGGCGCCGACAGCGGGATCGGCCGGGCGGTCGCCTCCCTGTTCGCGCGCGAAGGCGCCGATGTCGTAATCGTCTACCTCAACGAGCATGAGGACGCGGACAAGACCCGCGACATCGTCACCGCCGAGGGCCGGCGGGCGATCACCATCGCCGGGGATCTCGGCGACAAGCAGTTCTGCGAGCGCGTGGTTCAGCAGACGATCGACGCGTTCGGCAAGCTCGACGTGCTGGTCAACAACGCCGGCGAGCAGCACCCCGACAAGAACCTCGAGGACATCGACGAGCAGCAGCTCAAGCGGACCTTCCAGACCAACATCTTCTCGATGTTCTTCCTGACCCAGGCCGCGCTGCCGCACCTCAAGGAGGGGGCGGCGATCGTCAACTGCACCTCCGAGACGATGTATGCGGGCGCACCGATGCTGCTCGACTACAGCTCGACCAAGGGCGCGATCACGGCCTTCACCCGCAGTCTTGCGCTGAACCTGGTCGAGAAGAAGATCCGCGTGAACGCGGTGGCGCCCGGCCCCATTTGGACTCCGCTCAACCCGGCCGGCGGGAGCCCGCCGGAGAAGGTCGCCAAGTTCGGGCAGAACACGCCGATGAAGCGGCCGGGCCAGCCGAACGAGGTCGCGCCCGCCTTCCTGTTCCTGGCCTGCGAGGATTCCAGCTACATGACCGCCCAGGTGCTCCACCCCGACGGGGGCAACACCACGTCGAGCTGAGCAAGGGCTTGGGATTTTTCACTAAGGAGTGGCGGGTCTTCCCGCCACTTTTTGCATCTGGCGCTCGGAAAAGCTGAGAACACTCGCTTTTTTCCAATTGGCACGTTCCCTGCAAAGTAGGGTCGTGGCCCGGATGGTCCGGCGCCACGGACAGGGAGAAGTCAAAATGTTCGTCACCGCCGCCAATGGTCGTCAGCTCGCCGTCAGCCTAGCCGGCGCCTTCATCACCGCCATGCTGTTCGTCAGCGCCGCGGTCGGCCCGCTGCCGCTCGTCGCCTGACCGGCCCCGACCCTTCAGAGAAAGCCAAGAACATGAACGGTAAGTTCCTCCTCAACCGCCGCGACGCCAAGATCATGGGCGTCGGCGCCGGGATCGCCGACTGGATGGGCGTCGACGCGCTCTTCGTCCGCCTCGGCCTGGTCGTCGCGGCGCTGGTCTTCCCGGTGACGATCCTCCTCTACATCCTGACCGGCTGGCTGGCGTCGGACCGGTGACGGATGACCCGCACCGGCTCGAGCGGTTCGTCGAGGCGCAGCGCGAAATCTACCCGCGCGCCCTCGACGAACTCGCCGCCGGCGCCAAGCGCAGCCACTGGATGTGGTTCATCTTTCCGCAGCTCGCCGGCCTGGGCCGAAGCCCGACCGCGCAGGCCTATGCGGTCGCCTCGCTCGACGAGGCCCGCGCCTATCTCGGCCACCCGCTGCTCGGGCCGCGACTCTACGAGTGCGTCGAAGCCCTGCTCGCCCTGCCCCGCGACCGCGAGATCGAGCGGGTGCTCGGGCCCATCGACGCGACCAAGCTCCGCTCCAGCCTGACCTTGTTCGAGGCGGCCGACGGCGGCGCTCCGCTGCGGCGCGCACTCGACCGCTTCTTCGCCGGAGAGCGCGATCCGCTCACCCTCGTTCGTCTCAAATAAGCAACAATTCATGGAACCGAGCCGCGGGCTTGTGCGATGATACGCCCACGGAACAGTTGTGGCGCGATTCGCGCGCCGCGGGCTGCCGACCAACGAGGGGAAGGGATTCCACTATGAAGTACACCGCCAAGCTCGCTGTCGCTGCCGGCCTCATCGCTCTCGCCGCTTGCAACAAGAGCCCGCAGGAGCAGAAGGCCGACAACATCGAGGCGAACACCGAGAACGTCGCCGACAACATCGAGGCGAATGCGTCAAACGCCGCTTCGAACCTCAACGACAATGCGCAGAACGCCGCCGACGTCGTCCGCAACCAGGGCGAGATGAAGGCTGATGCGGTCCGCAACGGCGCCGACATGGACGGCAACAGCGCGACCAGCACGACTCACACGACGACGACGACCACCACCAACAAGATGTAACCAAGGGTCCGCCGCTCCATCAGCACGCACGGCGGATCTCGACGGAAGGGCGCTCGCGCGATCGTCGCGAGCGCCCTTTTCTTTGCCTGAAAGAGGGTTGCTGACGCAGATCAAGTCGCTCGCTCGGCTCGGCGTGTGAACGGTTCGCTTGGGCGATGATCGTTACGTTGCCGTTAATACCCGGCTTCTCCGCGCCCTGAGAACATGTCCTTCTCCGCCCGGACGAGGGGAGGGGAGATGGCAGGATCGCTGTGGCAGGCGGCCGCGCTGCTGGCGCTGGCCGGCAACGCGATACCGGCGAGCGCGGCTGAGTCTCCGTCCGAGGAGGCGCCACTCGTCGTTCGCGGGACCCCGGCGGCGCGCGCGCCCGAGGTGTTCGGGACGGTCGGCCTGCCGGTCCGCGCCGAGCGCTACGCCGAGCTGTGGAACCATGTTCTCGCGGGGCGGATCGACGCGCCCGCCTTGCAGCATTTCGTCGCCCCAGCCCGCCGGCTCGAACCGGCGGCCCAGCTCGCCTTCGTGCAGCGGGCAGCGGGGCAGCTGCGCTGGCGGTCCGACGCGACGGTGTGGGGCCAGCACGAATATTGGGCGACCGCGGCGGAGACCCTGCAGGCCGGCTATGCCGACGACGATTGCCTCGCCGTGCTGAAGATGCAGGCGCTGCAGGCGCTGGGCTGGTCGCCCCGCAACCTCTACCTGACGATCGGCCACGACCAGGTGGCGGGAGCGACCACGGTATTGCTGGTCCGCACCGGCGAGGGTTTCCAGCTCCTCGACGACCGGTCCGAGCGTCCGCTGCCGGCCGCCGAGCGGAGCGGGTTCGTGCCCCAGCTGAGCTTCAGCAGCGCCGGTCACTGGCTGCACGGCCGGCTCGCCCGCACCGGCGGCGCGACGCTCGCCGCGCGTTGACGCGCTCGCCCGTTACGGCGCTGGCCAGCCCGCTTCTTCGCACCTAGAGAAGGGAGGTTCGAGGAGGAGACGGGTAATGCGCAACTGGCTGGTAGCTCTGGCGATGATCGGAACCGCGACCGCGGCGGAAGCGGCCCTGCCGGTCGGGGCCAAGGCGCCCGACTTCGTGACCACGGGGGCGCTCGGCGGCAAACCCTTCCGCCTCCACCTCGCCGACCAGCTCCGCAAGGGACCGGTCGTCCTCTACTTCTACCCCAAGGCCTTCACGTCCGGCTGCACCATGGAAGCGCACGCCTTTTCGGAAGCGAGCGACGACTTCCGCAAGGCCGGCGCGACGGTGCTGGGCATGAGCGCCGACGACGCCGAGACGCTCAAGCGCTTCTCGGTCGAGCATTGCCGCGGCAAGTTCCCGGTGGCGACCGCGAGCTCGGCGACCATCCGCGATTATGACGTCAAGCTGCCGGTCGTCAGCATGACCAACCGCACCACCTATGTGATCGCGCCCGACGGGCGGGTGGCGATGTCATATTCCGCGCTCGACTGGAAAGAGCATGTCAGCCGCGCCCTCGCGGCGGTGAAGGCGCTCCAGAAGAAGGGCTGATCCGCGGCCCGAACCGGCGTATGGTGCTCCCCTCACCCGAGAAGGAGCCTCGTCATGGACAGGGCCAAGGAGACGGACCGCCACTACTCGCCCGAGCAGGTGCGCGGCGGCAGTGAGGAAAATGTCGTCCGCTGGGTGCTGGCGATCAGCTTCGTCCTCATCGTCCTCGCGATGTCGGCGGTGTGGATCGTCGGCGCGGTGACCCGCTGACCCGCTGACGGATCAGGCCAGCGCGCCGCCCGGCACGTCGTCGGCGGCGCCGAGCGGACCGATGTCGGCCGGCTCGCCGCGCGAATAGATGCCGGTCAGCAGCCCCGCCGCGAGGATCGGGCGCTCGCGCAGCGCGTCGACGACGTCGCCGCGGTCGGGCGTCGGCTCGAGCGGGGCCCCGGCGCCGAGCGCGAGCAGCTGGAAGACATAATGGTGGGCGCCATGGCCGTTGGGCGGATCGGGCGGCAGCCAGCCTTCGCGCCGGAAGCTGTTGCGACCGGTGTCGCCGCCCGCGTCGCCGTCGCCGTCGGGGGCGATCCCGCCCTCGGCGATCCCGCCTGCCTCGGGCGGCAGCCCGGCGACGATCGCATGCACCAGCGGCCGGGCGGCGGGTGCGTCCGGGTCCTCGACGATCAGCAGCAGCGTCTCCGTTCCGGCGGGCGGCGGGCCCCAGCTGAGCGGCGGCGACACGCCCTCGCCGTCGGCGGTGAAGCGGTCGGGGATCCGCCCGCCGTCCGCGAAGGCGGTGCTGCTCAGCGACAGGGTCGCCGCGTCCGACGGGACCAGCCGGGCGATCGTCAGCTTGTCGGCGCCGGCGCGAAGCCCGGACAGGGCCGAGCCGAGCCAATGCGGCAGATGTTCGAGCATCAGATGGTCTCCTTCTAGTCGGTGCCGGGCGCGCTCTGGCTCGCCCGCAGCACCGTCTTGACGTTCATGAACTCGCGCGCGCCCCACGGGCCGAGCTCGCGGCCGTGGCCGCTGTGCTTGATTCCGCCGAACGGCGCCTCGGGGATCGAGGAGAACAGCTGATTGACCGCCAGCATTCCGCTCTCGACGTCGGCGACGAAGCGCGCCTGCTCGCCGGCATCATTGGTGAAGACGGCGCCGCCCAGGCCATAGGGTGTGGCGTTGGCGATCTCGATCGCCTCGTCGATGTCGTGCGCCCGGAACAGCATGGCGACCGGCCCGAAGATCTCCTCCTGCATGAGGTGGCTGTCGACCGGCACGTCGGTCAGCACCCCCGCGCTCATCCAGGCTCCCGGCCG
This window harbors:
- a CDS encoding PspC domain-containing protein, with amino-acid sequence MNGKFLLNRRDAKIMGVGAGIADWMGVDALFVRLGLVVAALVFPVTILLYILTGWLASDR
- a CDS encoding glycoside hydrolase family 75 protein; this translates as MTRLAALLAIVLAGATPAAFQAPERPWPRGVALPAGEPVSEDYRHQFDLCDQGGTFLGAESRYTRGCRGDPNRVTALRRLPGGAVGYVSKLAVDLDGSAFACGPNHGRMDQCGTTLMLRDPAGREVPVDADAVPYAVIPDFGPGEADGQFSRLTGVHVGDFGVVIARGRTVPVIVADTGPAAKLGEGSLALHRALGNEQCVTKDSKGVCSRVDNEGDGIDADVTTILFPGSARSDLTPGSIAAVTRREGLRLWSQLARKG
- a CDS encoding ABCB family ABC transporter ATP-binding protein/permease, which produces MAAAAGETVSGKNGGFRVLWRFLPMLWPRGATELKIRVAVALVLVLAGRGVLFAMPFAYKGIIDRMSGPHAAVGIVFGLVAAYTLARFGGVLSDNLRNATFEKVGQNAARLLSARVFRHVHSLSLRFHLERRTGSLTKIVERGTKSIDMMLYFLLFNIAPTIIELVATSVIFYVKFGFGLVAATLVTVAVYIVFTRRVSEWRSKLQRDMNDVDNKAIGRAVDSLLNYETVKYFGAEEREARRYDEAIGSFTRASVRNEVSLAWLNIGQSLITNAMMAGAMGLTVWGWSRGRFTAGDVVLVNSLLLQLFRPLDMLGWVYRSIRQGLIDMEAMFDLLDTPAEVVDVPGAPTLAVSRGHVRFDDVVFGYEPERQILKGVTIDVPAGTSCAVVGPSGAGKSTLARLLYRFYDPQSGRITIDGQDIAAVQQNSLRAAIGIVPQDTVLFNDTIGYNIGYGREGAGQAEVERAAEGAAIDVFIAALPDRYEAMVGERGLKLSGGEKQRVAIARTLLKNPPVLILDEATSALDSRTEEAIQDTLDRIATSRTTITIAHRLSTIVGADQIVVLDGGRVAERGTHAELLRRGGLYAELWVRQAAERELEQAAE
- a CDS encoding peroxiredoxin: MRNWLVALAMIGTATAAEAALPVGAKAPDFVTTGALGGKPFRLHLADQLRKGPVVLYFYPKAFTSGCTMEAHAFSEASDDFRKAGATVLGMSADDAETLKRFSVEHCRGKFPVATASSATIRDYDVKLPVVSMTNRTTYVIAPDGRVAMSYSALDWKEHVSRALAAVKALQKKG
- a CDS encoding DUF1810 domain-containing protein — encoded protein: MTDDPHRLERFVEAQREIYPRALDELAAGAKRSHWMWFIFPQLAGLGRSPTAQAYAVASLDEARAYLGHPLLGPRLYECVEALLALPRDREIERVLGPIDATKLRSSLTLFEAADGGAPLRRALDRFFAGERDPLTLVRLK
- a CDS encoding YbhB/YbcL family Raf kinase inhibitor-like protein, whose translation is MLEHLPHWLGSALSGLRAGADKLTIARLVPSDAATLSLSSTAFADGGRIPDRFTADGEGVSPPLSWGPPPAGTETLLLIVEDPDAPAARPLVHAIVAGLPPEAGGIAEGGIAPDGDGDAGGDTGRNSFRREGWLPPDPPNGHGAHHYVFQLLALGAGAPLEPTPDRGDVVDALRERPILAAGLLTGIYSRGEPADIGPLGAADDVPGGALA
- a CDS encoding SDR family oxidoreductase, with amino-acid sequence MSQEAETIIPRIQEGSEPGIEAQLDPKPQWEPRFAGSGRLQNKVAIVTGADSGIGRAVASLFAREGADVVIVYLNEHEDADKTRDIVTAEGRRAITIAGDLGDKQFCERVVQQTIDAFGKLDVLVNNAGEQHPDKNLEDIDEQQLKRTFQTNIFSMFFLTQAALPHLKEGAAIVNCTSETMYAGAPMLLDYSSTKGAITAFTRSLALNLVEKKIRVNAVAPGPIWTPLNPAGGSPPEKVAKFGQNTPMKRPGQPNEVAPAFLFLACEDSSYMTAQVLHPDGGNTTSS
- a CDS encoding ATP-binding protein gives rise to the protein MTVRVDMGAGPGGQAVSIDLEELLATRLLVQGNSGSGKSHLLRRLLEKSAGQVQQIVIDPEGDFVTLADRYGHVAVEAADHGVGEIQRLAARVREHRASLVLSLEGLEAEGQMRCAAAFLAALFDAPRDHWYPALVVVDEAQLFAPSGGGEVAEDVRRASLGAMTNLMCRGRKRGLAGIVATQRLAKLAKNVAAEASNFLMGRTFLDIDMARAADLLGMERRQAEAIRDLPRGTFLALGPAISRRPLEVAIGPVETLARSVSPKLLPLPSAPAEDLQGLLFAGGDEPPPAPEPVRAPPAPLPSEQLLAAMASRAAAPASAMPARSDEESAAIVAEVLRAIVADADSAGRSASVLYQDFTIRCRMGGLGQPPLDLPGFTRRLSMARAGLYSVDDADWDGALETARLLPDDMLGPFLLLAKAAREGAPTPSDEAIAQSYGTASLGRARRLLQYIESRELIVSRVDLAGKRSIAIPRLGWSTAAA
- a CDS encoding transglutaminase-like cysteine peptidase, which gives rise to MAGSLWQAAALLALAGNAIPASAAESPSEEAPLVVRGTPAARAPEVFGTVGLPVRAERYAELWNHVLAGRIDAPALQHFVAPARRLEPAAQLAFVQRAAGQLRWRSDATVWGQHEYWATAAETLQAGYADDDCLAVLKMQALQALGWSPRNLYLTIGHDQVAGATTVLLVRTGEGFQLLDDRSERPLPAAERSGFVPQLSFSSAGHWLHGRLARTGGATLAAR